The Geotalea uraniireducens Rf4 genome window below encodes:
- a CDS encoding YtxH domain-containing protein, which produces MAHKDTNTMADALKFVGGGIVGAGLALLLAPRAGKETRKDIVRYAKTMGSKTDKTVHEFADNIADFADTVGEKAALILRNGQEMTREAKKELLTAIEKGQVKLEKQKHRLAQMIG; this is translated from the coding sequence ATGGCACACAAAGACACCAATACCATGGCAGATGCCCTCAAATTCGTTGGCGGCGGCATCGTCGGGGCCGGGCTGGCCCTGTTGCTCGCACCTCGAGCCGGCAAGGAAACACGCAAGGATATCGTCCGCTATGCAAAAACGATGGGGAGCAAGACCGACAAAACCGTCCACGAGTTCGCCGACAACATCGCCGATTTTGCCGATACGGTAGGAGAAAAGGCCGCCCTCATCCTGCGCAATGGGCAGGAAATGACCCGGGAGGCAAAAAAAGAACTACTGACAGCCATTGAAAAGGGGCAGGTAAAGCTTGAAAAGCAGAAGCACCGGTTGGCACAGATGATCGGCTGA
- a CDS encoding IS3-like element ISGur5 family transposase (programmed frameshift), translating to MTYTQGFKSSLVRKMACPNGVSASALSREVGIPQQSLSRWLRDANVVNESGNSPISEAPWRTMSPKRPQDKSAEEKLKIVIEAETVAEDQLGAFLRRNGIHEAQLREWRAMMLSGLQKPSRPSSKTSEETRKIHALEKELLRKDKALAEAAAILILKKKGPIDLGGRGRAHGQEERQMIGQLIEEATHSGARLESAVVAIGLSIRTFQRWNLQDDGADRRHGPVAEPANKLAPSERQNIIDIANSPAFRDISPKQIVPQLADQGIYVASESSFYRVLKDDGLMTHREPSRPATSRKPKEHVATGPCQVWSWDITYLKSPILGQFFYLYMIMDVWSRKIVASTVFLKESNDYSARLFLKACIRLGINPEGLILHSDNGGPMKGATMLATLQRLGVIPSFSRPQVSDDNPFSEALFRTMKYRPGYPSRPFSSLAAAQTWVDGFVAWYNTEHLHSGIRFVTPDDRHFGREKAILLNRREIYEKARQQNPNRWSKNIRNWEPVETVYLNPEPTAEVELLDAA from the exons ATGACATACACACAAGGATTCAAATCCAGCCTGGTTCGCAAGATGGCCTGCCCTAATGGCGTCTCGGCCTCAGCTCTATCCCGAGAAGTGGGAATTCCCCAACAATCACTCTCTCGCTGGCTTCGAGACGCAAATGTCGTGAATGAATCTGGTAACTCCCCAATTTCTGAAGCACCATGGAGAACAATGTCCCCAAAGCGCCCACAAGACAAGTCTGCCGAAGAAAAGCTCAAAATCGTCATCGAAGCCGAGACGGTTGCCGAAGATCAACTTGGCGCCTTCCTGCGTCGCAATGGAATTCATGAAGCACAGTTACGCGAGTGGCGCGCCATGATGCTTTCGGGGCTGCAAAAACCGTCTCGGCCTTCCTCAAAAACATCAGAGGAAACTCGCAAAATTCATGCACTGGAAAAAGAATTACTGCGCAAAGATAAAGCATTGGCCGAGGCCGCCGCGATTTTGATCCTCAAAAAAAAAG GTCCAATCGATCTGGGGGGGCGAGGACGAGCCCACGGACAAGAGGAACGGCAGATGATCGGGCAACTTATTGAAGAGGCAACCCATTCCGGAGCGAGACTTGAATCGGCCGTTGTCGCCATCGGGCTGAGCATTCGCACGTTCCAGCGTTGGAATCTCCAGGATGACGGAGCAGATCGGCGACATGGGCCAGTCGCAGAACCGGCGAACAAGCTGGCTCCGTCGGAGCGGCAGAACATCATCGATATTGCAAACTCCCCGGCGTTTCGGGATATTTCGCCGAAACAGATCGTGCCGCAATTGGCCGATCAGGGAATATACGTGGCGTCGGAATCGAGTTTCTACCGGGTGCTCAAAGACGATGGGCTGATGACTCACCGGGAACCCTCCCGGCCCGCCACCAGCCGCAAGCCAAAAGAACATGTGGCTACCGGTCCTTGCCAGGTCTGGTCATGGGACATCACCTACTTGAAGAGCCCGATTCTTGGGCAGTTCTTTTATCTCTACATGATCATGGATGTCTGGAGCCGCAAGATCGTAGCGTCCACGGTGTTTTTAAAAGAATCCAATGACTATAGCGCCAGGCTGTTTCTGAAAGCCTGTATCAGGCTCGGCATCAATCCGGAAGGCCTGATTCTTCACTCCGACAACGGCGGCCCGATGAAAGGGGCGACCATGCTGGCTACTCTCCAGCGCCTGGGCGTAATTCCTTCCTTCAGCAGGCCACAGGTCAGTGACGACAACCCTTTCTCAGAAGCGCTGTTCCGAACCATGAAATATAGACCTGGTTATCCGAGTCGGCCTTTTTCAAGTCTGGCAGCGGCCCAGACTTGGGTTGATGGTTTCGTCGCTTGGTATAACACGGAGCATCTGCACAGCGGCATTCGCTTCGTCACCCCGGACGATCGCCACTTCGGCCGGGAGAAAGCCATCCTGTTAAACCGCCGGGAGATATACGAGAAGGCCCGGCAACAAAACCCAAACCGCTGGTCAAAAAACATCCGAAACTGGGAGCCAGTGGAAACAGTTTATCTTAACCCTGAACCAACGGCGGAAGTCGAACTTCTTGACGCCGCATAA
- a CDS encoding GH36-type glycosyl hydrolase domain-containing protein, translating to MGVGILIGYFAKNNDAREALRALARMGFRRAVLVHKAANGDVRITDPFLWRRAYGVTLAVILSGGLAEVASLVLHRLGLLPSGNLFTLTLFPAVASIGALAALLWLRRSRYGVEPWVMRDHARWLVSGESVLILQAPVESLQRPVAMMRESSDIPPALFVLHPKAERRLEARGPAIKLSPTQIQEHARRHAGEQQVDTRPQHTTELLKRLKQSRKWAHQVCVDLTAASRLEQKATPAADWILDNEYILEGNARDVLLNLPRRFYQQLPALASDPHRGLPCIYGLAKNLVSHNELRLDRENILAFIEAHQSIRTLTIGELWAIPQMLRVALIESIQSLAVTALADLRERQLADFWANRLIAANRRGSNQLFAILAELAQAEPSPTPYFGSQLVGLLYDEAAALAPVQSWLERTLKTPLHDLNLREQNRQTRAQLSCGNAFTSLRQLALLDWREIFEKLSRVEQMLRRDPSGVYAGMDFATRDRCRRAIEEVARAAAQSEEQVAGRVIELATQAHRGSATDKRASHVGTWLVGEGRAELTRLLACRETHRYRALEWVYCHHAAVYAFGIGGFSALLLSLVGSAGSVRLAGLFLLLLIPVSQLAIEVVNYLITRFLPPRPLPKMDFEDAGIPDAFRTLVVVPMMLVNAETVRAEVEKLEIRYLANKEANLLFSLFTDYTDSVTLSREDDSRLLKTASGCLAELNLRHGAERFFLFHRERTWSESEQKFIGWERKRGKLEELNRLIDGTRPETSARLVHVGDPDHLTDVRFIITLDSDTQLPHATARRMVETLAHPLNQPRFDGLGNILAGSYTIIQPRVSPTLPSTSVSIFSRLFADAVGIDPYTQAVSDVYQDLSGEGSYHGKGIYDVRAFSRVLSGRFPDEWVLSHDLIEGAHVRVGLASDIELYDEFPQGYQSYSSRSHRWIRGDWQIAGWVFPRVPQISGGHGVNPLSLLNRWKIFDNLRRSLLPATSLGLLMASWLISPRTGGIAALVVGMQLLFHPLAQPFTMATTRKGWKYFSPSKLLHDLLRATADAALLPHQAAVALDAIARVCYRRLISRRGLLEWTAQATHWSASRRQPLFVASLAMGSIFSAIVGGAIWRVMPASLPQAAPWLVLWFLSPLLGWLLNLRPVEQQQAQPLPETDRRFLRQVARRTWRYFSSFISADTSWLPPDNYQVSHQNRLAMRTSPTNIGLWMTSALGAHDSGYLTINQVVEKLTNTMATIGRMERYEGHLLNWYDIQTLVPLEPRYVSTVDSGNLLGALWALEQGLDELLHVPLLDGKAFAGLADTGEIMKQDAVLEGITGIYRQTLDQLLIEWHAPPSGIDELLCLQRRMQINVRSVVAAAGAVPWAAELEQQVSAWVQNTDRYLTWIEILAEKTEQELTQFGPAAMLAIRQDLMQAPSLFALAHGRLGSIQILKAIREDSLQAGAPICPWLDRVIEAFATAQWLAGETLGMAERLIVNVRELSAGMSMRFLYDIKSKLFAIGYNVSLNRPDVSSYDLLASEARLGSFVAIARGDVPLEHWFSLGRPYGAIGRQRVLLSWTGTMFEYLMPLLFQCSYGNSLLDKAAREAVTVQIAYGRTRRVPWGISESAFADLDLDKTYQYKAFGVPALGLKRGLEEKLVVAPYATLLALNVAPKETVQNLKQLAGLGLLGDYGYYEAMDFSRQPQREGRRGVVIEAYMVHHQGMAFLALTNFLHGNPFPRRFHSDSRVRAFEALLQERIPTLPPLHLISTRQSEPLLPGGDLVAPAGSTFTTPHTTTPKSLLLSNGRYGLMITNSGGGYSQWESQELTRWRSDQTCDSQGTFCYIHEADPDRVWSSTWHPVGGKVEGYSVDFALDRAVFRRADNGVHTETEVIVSPEDDLEVRRITLVNRTNRVRRLNLTSYVELSMAPHNADRQHPAFNKLFIQTEALPEQQILLAYRRPRSANELPLYVAHCLTLEHTGDDSPHENVWQFETDRGRFIGRGRTLANPMGAVQELGNSQGFVLDPSLSLRRSLTLEPGQRARLSLVLAAGATREQVLLLMDKYSDPHATERAMDFAWRSAQQQLQVLHIQPDEARRFQQLASHLLFPNHLLRPPAERLEENRKGQAGLWPYAISGDLPIALITISEARDISLVRQMLQAHTYWGSHGLATDLVILNEEAGGYERPLQERLEQLIQAHTLSAAADRAGGIFLKSAAQIQEADLNLLKAAASVVLVAARGTLPQQLGMPVEAPELLETLARKRAPREPSAPLPFMELNYFNSLGGFTPDGREYAIYLGPNTNTPAPWVNVIANPTFGTLVSETGSGFTWYGNSQRNRLTGWSNDPVLDPATEALYIRDEESGVFWSPTAAPIREETAYRARHGAGYTVFEHNSNGIEQELTVFVPVDESGGKPIKLQRLRLTNASSRRRRLSVTYYVELTLGENRETSQMHVMTNWDDEAHALLAQNRYHPEYGERVAFAAITPHADSYGGDRTSFIGRNRSLANPAALELTRLSQRTGAGLDPCSALRVCLELAPGERRDITCMLGQAGSVVQARELVFSYREDQAFEDAFDQTRAWWDALLGTIEVHTPELAADLLINRWLQYQSLSCRIWGRSAFYQSGGAFGFRDQLQDVMAFLYASPDLARDQILMAASRQFKEGDVQHWWHEPAGAGIRSRISDDLLWLPYVVAQYVRTTGDSDILQVEVPFLNAPQLADDQHEEFSTPEVTFERATLFEHCRRAVSRGLTIGPHGLPLMGTGDWNDGMNLVGAAGKGESVWLAWFLCDSLQGMAELSSLLQQPELSRTYQEERIALIKRVEQAGWDGEWYLRGTFDDGTPLGSALNREARIDSLPQSWAWLSGAADPERADQALESAWNHLVREDEDLVLLFEPPFDIAEPSPGYIKGYPPGVRENGGQYTHAALWMAMAMARKGDGGRAVQLLRMLNPIEHARDAAAVWHYGVEPYVVAADVYRLPGRVGQGGWSWYTGSAAWMYRAWVEEVLGLQVRSGQLRVNPVIPAAWPGFSISYCHGETIYAIQVENPHGCERGVAWVEMDGQRVSGGVIPLERGLVKHQVVVRMGNRE from the coding sequence GTGGGTGTAGGTATTCTCATTGGCTACTTCGCAAAAAATAATGATGCTCGTGAAGCCCTCCGGGCGCTGGCGCGGATGGGCTTCCGCCGCGCCGTACTGGTGCACAAGGCCGCGAACGGAGATGTTCGCATAACTGATCCCTTCCTCTGGCGCCGTGCTTACGGCGTGACCCTGGCTGTTATCCTGTCCGGCGGGCTCGCCGAAGTCGCTTCCCTCGTCCTGCACCGGTTGGGCTTGCTTCCGAGCGGGAACCTTTTTACGCTGACTTTATTCCCGGCAGTGGCCTCAATCGGCGCCCTGGCAGCTCTACTATGGCTACGACGCTCCAGGTACGGTGTTGAACCGTGGGTCATGCGTGATCATGCCCGCTGGCTCGTGTCCGGGGAATCCGTCTTGATTCTCCAGGCACCGGTCGAGTCGTTACAGCGTCCGGTGGCAATGATGCGGGAAAGCAGCGATATCCCTCCGGCGCTGTTCGTCCTGCATCCCAAGGCTGAGCGACGGCTAGAGGCTCGGGGGCCCGCGATAAAGCTCTCCCCGACACAGATTCAGGAGCATGCCCGGCGCCATGCCGGCGAACAGCAAGTGGACACAAGGCCCCAGCATACTACCGAGCTGCTCAAGCGTCTCAAGCAGTCACGGAAATGGGCCCATCAAGTCTGTGTGGATCTCACCGCGGCGAGCCGCCTGGAACAGAAAGCCACGCCGGCCGCCGACTGGATCCTTGATAACGAGTACATCCTGGAGGGTAACGCCCGCGATGTCCTGCTTAACCTTCCCCGGCGCTTTTATCAGCAGCTGCCCGCACTGGCCTCTGATCCCCACCGGGGGTTGCCGTGCATCTACGGTCTGGCCAAGAATCTCGTCTCCCATAACGAACTGCGCCTGGACCGGGAAAATATCCTGGCGTTCATCGAGGCCCACCAATCCATACGCACGCTGACGATAGGCGAACTCTGGGCAATTCCCCAGATGCTGCGCGTTGCACTTATCGAAAGCATCCAGAGTCTGGCCGTTACTGCCCTGGCGGACCTGCGCGAACGTCAGTTGGCCGACTTCTGGGCGAACCGGCTGATCGCTGCCAATCGCCGCGGTTCCAACCAACTCTTCGCGATCCTGGCGGAACTTGCGCAAGCGGAGCCGTCTCCCACCCCGTATTTCGGTAGCCAGCTGGTCGGCCTGCTCTATGACGAGGCGGCAGCATTGGCGCCGGTCCAGAGCTGGCTTGAGCGCACGCTCAAAACACCCCTGCACGACCTCAACCTGCGTGAGCAGAACCGGCAGACCAGGGCGCAGTTGTCTTGCGGCAACGCCTTCACCAGCCTGCGCCAGCTGGCCCTGCTGGACTGGCGGGAGATCTTCGAGAAGCTCAGCCGGGTGGAACAGATGCTGCGCCGCGATCCGTCCGGGGTCTATGCCGGGATGGATTTCGCAACCCGTGACCGCTGTCGTCGGGCGATTGAAGAGGTCGCCCGCGCTGCTGCTCAAAGCGAGGAGCAGGTCGCGGGGCGTGTCATCGAGCTGGCAACGCAGGCCCACCGTGGATCAGCAACCGATAAACGGGCTAGCCACGTCGGCACCTGGCTGGTCGGGGAGGGGCGCGCGGAACTGACCCGGCTGCTCGCCTGCCGTGAAACGCACCGTTACCGCGCCCTGGAATGGGTCTATTGCCACCATGCCGCTGTTTATGCCTTTGGCATCGGCGGCTTCTCTGCTTTGCTCTTATCTTTGGTCGGATCAGCCGGATCGGTCCGACTGGCAGGACTTTTTCTGCTCCTGCTGATCCCGGTCAGCCAGCTGGCGATCGAGGTGGTCAATTACCTGATCACGCGATTTCTGCCGCCCCGGCCCTTGCCCAAGATGGATTTCGAGGATGCGGGGATTCCCGATGCATTCCGCACCCTGGTGGTCGTGCCGATGATGCTGGTGAACGCTGAGACGGTACGAGCCGAGGTGGAGAAACTGGAGATCCGCTACCTGGCCAACAAGGAAGCAAATCTGCTCTTCAGCCTGTTCACTGACTACACCGATTCTGTTACGCTTTCGCGTGAAGACGACAGTCGGCTGCTCAAGACCGCGAGCGGATGTCTGGCAGAGCTAAATCTTCGCCATGGTGCTGAGCGATTTTTCCTCTTCCATCGGGAACGCACCTGGAGCGAATCCGAGCAGAAATTTATCGGCTGGGAGCGTAAACGGGGGAAGCTGGAGGAACTGAACCGCCTGATCGACGGCACGCGGCCGGAAACCTCAGCACGCCTGGTCCATGTGGGCGACCCGGATCATCTTACGGACGTTCGCTTCATCATCACCCTGGACAGTGACACCCAGTTGCCGCACGCTACGGCCCGCAGGATGGTCGAGACCCTGGCGCATCCCCTCAATCAGCCGCGCTTCGATGGGTTGGGTAACATCTTGGCCGGCTCCTACACCATCATCCAGCCAAGGGTGAGCCCGACCCTGCCGAGCACGAGCGTCTCGATCTTCAGCCGGCTCTTCGCCGATGCGGTCGGCATCGACCCCTATACCCAGGCGGTCTCCGATGTCTATCAGGACTTAAGCGGAGAAGGATCGTACCATGGCAAGGGGATCTATGACGTGCGTGCCTTCAGTCGCGTGCTGTCGGGACGGTTCCCGGATGAGTGGGTGCTGAGCCACGACCTGATCGAAGGGGCTCATGTCCGGGTGGGACTGGCCAGCGATATTGAGCTCTACGATGAATTCCCCCAGGGTTACCAGAGTTACAGCAGCCGTTCCCATCGCTGGATTCGCGGCGATTGGCAGATTGCGGGGTGGGTTTTCCCGCGCGTTCCACAAATTTCAGGCGGTCACGGGGTCAACCCGCTTTCCCTGCTCAACCGCTGGAAGATCTTCGACAACCTGCGCCGCAGCCTGTTGCCTGCCACGAGCCTGGGCCTGCTGATGGCCTCCTGGCTCATTTCTCCGAGAACCGGCGGGATCGCCGCGCTGGTGGTTGGCATGCAGCTCCTCTTTCACCCCTTGGCGCAGCCCTTCACCATGGCTACCACCCGCAAGGGGTGGAAATACTTCTCCCCATCCAAGCTTCTGCACGACCTGCTGCGGGCAACCGCAGATGCTGCGCTGTTGCCGCACCAGGCAGCGGTGGCCCTGGATGCCATCGCCCGGGTCTGCTACCGTCGCTTGATCTCCCGACGCGGGCTTTTGGAGTGGACGGCCCAGGCAACCCATTGGAGCGCCTCCCGCCGGCAACCGCTCTTCGTCGCCAGCCTGGCCATGGGGAGCATCTTCAGCGCCATCGTGGGCGGGGCGATCTGGCGCGTTATGCCGGCCAGCCTCCCACAGGCCGCCCCATGGCTCGTTTTGTGGTTTCTTTCCCCGCTGCTCGGCTGGCTCCTGAACCTGCGACCCGTTGAACAGCAGCAGGCACAACCGCTGCCGGAAACGGACCGCCGCTTCCTCAGACAGGTCGCCCGGCGGACCTGGCGCTATTTTTCGTCCTTTATCAGCGCCGACACCTCCTGGTTGCCGCCCGATAACTATCAGGTCTCCCATCAGAACCGCCTGGCCATGCGAACCAGTCCGACCAACATCGGCCTCTGGATGACCAGCGCCTTGGGAGCCCATGACTCCGGCTACCTGACCATTAACCAGGTCGTCGAAAAGCTGACCAACACCATGGCAACCATCGGCCGTATGGAGCGCTATGAAGGGCATCTCCTGAACTGGTACGATATCCAGACCCTGGTTCCGCTCGAACCTCGCTACGTCTCCACCGTTGACAGCGGAAACCTGCTGGGTGCGCTGTGGGCACTGGAGCAGGGGCTTGACGAACTGCTGCACGTCCCCCTCCTGGATGGCAAGGCCTTCGCCGGCCTGGCCGACACCGGCGAAATTATGAAACAGGACGCCGTCTTAGAAGGGATAACCGGCATTTATCGCCAGACACTCGACCAACTACTGATTGAGTGGCATGCTCCGCCTTCCGGCATCGACGAACTGCTATGCCTGCAACGTCGGATGCAGATCAATGTCAGGTCTGTTGTCGCCGCCGCTGGGGCTGTCCCATGGGCCGCTGAGCTTGAACAACAGGTTTCGGCCTGGGTTCAGAACACAGACCGCTATCTCACCTGGATCGAAATCCTGGCTGAAAAAACAGAGCAGGAACTCACGCAGTTTGGGCCTGCGGCCATGCTTGCCATCCGTCAGGACCTGATGCAGGCGCCATCGCTCTTCGCACTTGCCCATGGCCGGCTCGGCTCGATCCAGATCCTCAAAGCGATCCGGGAGGACTCTCTCCAGGCCGGTGCACCTATCTGCCCGTGGCTCGACCGGGTTATCGAGGCCTTCGCCACTGCGCAGTGGCTGGCCGGGGAAACCCTGGGGATGGCTGAGCGGTTGATAGTCAACGTCCGCGAGCTGTCAGCCGGGATGAGCATGCGATTTCTCTATGACATCAAGAGCAAGCTGTTCGCCATCGGCTACAACGTCTCTTTGAATCGTCCGGACGTTTCCAGTTATGATCTCCTGGCCAGTGAGGCGCGGCTCGGCAGTTTCGTCGCCATTGCCCGGGGCGACGTCCCCCTGGAACACTGGTTCTCCCTGGGTCGCCCCTACGGCGCTATCGGCCGGCAGCGGGTGTTGCTCAGCTGGACCGGGACCATGTTCGAATATCTGATGCCGCTCTTGTTCCAGTGCTCCTACGGCAACTCGCTCCTGGACAAGGCCGCCCGGGAAGCAGTGACGGTTCAGATCGCCTACGGCCGCACGCGGCGTGTGCCGTGGGGTATTTCCGAATCCGCTTTTGCCGATCTTGACCTGGACAAGACTTATCAGTACAAGGCCTTCGGCGTGCCAGCGCTCGGTTTGAAACGCGGCCTGGAGGAAAAGCTGGTCGTCGCTCCCTACGCCACCCTGCTCGCACTGAACGTGGCGCCGAAAGAAACCGTGCAGAATCTGAAACAACTGGCCGGGCTGGGGCTGCTCGGTGATTACGGTTATTACGAGGCCATGGATTTCAGCCGGCAACCGCAGCGTGAGGGGAGACGCGGTGTTGTAATCGAGGCGTATATGGTTCATCACCAGGGGATGGCGTTCCTGGCGTTGACCAACTTCCTCCATGGCAACCCGTTTCCGCGCCGTTTTCATAGCGATTCGCGGGTGCGTGCCTTTGAGGCCCTGCTTCAGGAGCGCATCCCGACCCTGCCGCCGTTACACCTGATCTCGACGCGGCAGAGTGAACCTCTGCTTCCGGGCGGAGACTTGGTCGCGCCGGCAGGAAGCACCTTTACCACTCCCCATACCACCACGCCCAAGAGTCTCTTGCTCAGCAACGGCCGCTATGGCTTGATGATCACCAACAGCGGCGGCGGCTACAGTCAGTGGGAGAGCCAGGAACTTACCCGCTGGCGGTCGGATCAGACCTGCGATAGCCAGGGAACCTTCTGCTACATCCATGAGGCCGATCCGGATCGTGTCTGGTCCAGCACCTGGCACCCGGTTGGCGGGAAGGTTGAAGGGTATTCCGTAGACTTTGCTCTCGACCGGGCCGTATTCCGCCGTGCCGATAACGGTGTCCACACCGAAACAGAGGTGATCGTCTCGCCGGAAGACGATTTGGAGGTGCGCCGGATCACCCTGGTCAATCGCACCAATCGCGTCCGCCGCCTCAACCTTACCAGTTATGTTGAACTCTCCATGGCGCCTCACAATGCGGACCGTCAGCACCCGGCCTTCAACAAGCTGTTCATCCAGACCGAAGCACTCCCCGAGCAGCAAATACTCCTCGCCTACCGGCGACCGCGCAGCGCGAACGAACTGCCGCTGTATGTGGCCCATTGCTTGACGCTTGAGCACACGGGGGATGACAGCCCGCACGAAAATGTGTGGCAGTTTGAAACCGACCGGGGGCGGTTCATCGGCCGCGGCCGGACCCTGGCCAATCCCATGGGAGCCGTGCAAGAGCTCGGCAACAGTCAGGGTTTTGTCCTTGATCCTAGCTTAAGCCTGCGACGGAGTCTCACCCTTGAGCCGGGCCAGCGCGCCCGACTTTCCCTGGTACTCGCTGCCGGGGCAACCCGCGAGCAGGTCCTGCTGCTGATGGATAAGTACAGCGACCCCCATGCGACCGAGCGGGCCATGGATTTCGCCTGGCGCTCGGCCCAGCAGCAGTTGCAGGTGCTGCACATCCAGCCTGACGAAGCGCGTCGCTTCCAGCAACTGGCAAGTCACCTGCTGTTTCCCAATCACCTCTTGCGGCCACCAGCCGAACGCCTGGAAGAGAACCGCAAGGGCCAGGCAGGATTGTGGCCCTATGCCATCTCGGGCGACCTGCCGATAGCGCTGATCACCATTAGCGAGGCGCGGGATATCAGCCTGGTCCGCCAGATGCTCCAGGCCCACACCTATTGGGGTTCGCATGGCTTGGCGACCGACCTGGTGATCCTCAACGAGGAGGCCGGGGGTTATGAGCGGCCGCTCCAGGAACGGCTGGAGCAGTTGATCCAAGCCCATACCCTTTCTGCTGCGGCTGATCGGGCGGGGGGGATCTTCCTGAAGAGTGCGGCGCAGATCCAGGAGGCGGATTTGAATCTCCTCAAGGCCGCAGCCAGCGTCGTGCTGGTGGCGGCACGCGGCACGCTACCCCAGCAATTGGGGATGCCGGTGGAGGCTCCCGAACTGCTGGAAACGCTGGCCCGGAAGCGTGCTCCCCGGGAGCCCTCGGCCCCTCTCCCCTTCATGGAGCTGAACTACTTCAACAGCCTGGGCGGTTTTACCCCGGACGGGCGTGAATACGCGATCTATCTCGGCCCGAACACCAACACCCCGGCACCTTGGGTGAACGTCATCGCCAACCCGACCTTCGGCACCCTGGTCAGCGAAACCGGGTCCGGTTTCACCTGGTATGGCAACAGCCAGCGCAATCGCCTGACCGGCTGGTCGAATGACCCGGTGCTGGACCCGGCAACAGAGGCGCTCTATATCCGTGACGAGGAGAGTGGCGTCTTCTGGTCGCCGACCGCGGCGCCGATCCGTGAGGAGACTGCCTATCGGGCTCGACACGGGGCGGGCTATACGGTCTTCGAACATAACAGTAACGGCATCGAGCAGGAACTGACCGTCTTCGTACCGGTAGATGAGAGCGGGGGGAAGCCGATCAAACTGCAGCGCCTGCGGCTCACCAATGCCTCCTCCAGAAGGCGCCGACTCTCGGTAACCTATTATGTGGAATTGACCCTCGGCGAAAACCGCGAAACCTCCCAGATGCACGTCATGACTAACTGGGATGACGAAGCCCATGCCTTGCTGGCGCAAAACCGCTACCACCCCGAGTATGGAGAGCGGGTCGCCTTCGCGGCCATCACTCCCCACGCCGACTCATACGGCGGCGACCGCACCTCTTTCATCGGCCGCAATCGCTCGCTGGCTAACCCGGCGGCCCTGGAGTTGACCCGGCTGTCACAACGGACCGGGGCGGGGCTCGACCCGTGCTCGGCACTCAGGGTTTGCCTGGAATTGGCTCCCGGCGAGCGACGTGATATCACCTGCATGCTGGGCCAGGCCGGGTCGGTAGTGCAGGCCAGGGAGCTGGTGTTCAGCTACCGGGAGGATCAGGCATTTGAGGACGCATTCGATCAGACCAGGGCCTGGTGGGATGCACTGCTCGGCACGATTGAAGTGCACACCCCCGAACTGGCCGCCGACCTTCTGATCAACCGCTGGCTTCAGTACCAGTCCTTGAGCTGCCGTATCTGGGGACGTTCAGCCTTTTACCAGTCAGGCGGCGCCTTCGGTTTTCGCGATCAGTTGCAGGATGTCATGGCGTTCCTTTACGCCAGCCCCGACCTTGCGCGCGACCAGATCCTGATGGCCGCCAGCCGGCAGTTCAAGGAGGGGGATGTCCAGCATTGGTGGCATGAACCTGCCGGCGCCGGGATTCGTTCGCGTATTTCCGACGACCTGCTTTGGCTTCCGTACGTGGTCGCACAGTACGTCCGAACGACCGGCGATTCCGACATTCTACAGGTGGAGGTTCCCTTCCTCAACGCCCCCCAACTGGCAGACGATCAGCACGAGGAATTCTCCACCCCGGAGGTCACCTTTGAACGCGCCACGCTCTTTGAACACTGCCGGCGCGCGGTCAGCCGCGGCCTGACGATTGGGCCCCATGGCTTGCCCCTGATGGGGACGGGGGACTGGAACGACGGGATGAATCTGGTGGGCGCGGCAGGGAAGGGGGAGAGCGTATGGCTCGCCTGGTTCCTGTGTGATTCTCTGCAGGGGATGGCGGAACTGTCGAGCCTCCTGCAACAACCTGAGCTGAGCCGGACCTATCAAGAAGAACGGATAGCTTTGATTAAGCGGGTCGAGCAGGCCGGTTGGGACGGGGAATGGTATCTGCGGGGGACTTTCGATGATGGCACCCCGCTTGGCTCCGCCCTGAACAGGGAGGCGAGGATCGATTCCCTGCCCCAATCGTGGGCGTGGCTTTCCGGCGCAGCCGACCCGGAGCGCGCGGATCAGGCACTGGAGTCGGCCTGGAACCATCTCGTCCGCGAGGATGAAGACCTGGTGCTGCTCTTCGAGCCCCCCTTCGACATTGCAGAGCCATCACCAGGATACATCAAGGGGTATCCCCCCGGGGTACGGGAGAACGGGGGTCAGTACACCCACGCTGCCCTCTGGATGGCCATGGCCATGGCCCGCAAGGGGGATGGGGGGCGGGCGGTGCAGCTGCTGCGCATGCTCAATCCGATCGAGCACGCCCGCGATGCGGCAGCGGTCTGGCACTACGGGGTTGAGCCCTACGTGGTCGCGGCCGACGTCTACCGGTTGCCCGGCCGGGTTGGTCAGGGGGGGTGGTCCTGGTATACCGGTTCGGCAGCATGGATGTACCGGGCCTGGGTAGAAGAGGTGCTGGGCTTACAGGTGCGGAGTGGGCAGCTGCGGGTGAACCCGGTCATCCCCGCAGCGTGGCCGGGATTCAGCATCAGTTATTGTCACGGTGAAACGATCTACGCGATCCAGGTGGAGAATCCCCACGGCTGCGAGCGCGGTGTCGCCTGGGTGGAGATGGACGGCCAGCGCGTGTCCGGTGGAGTGATCCCCTTGGAGCGGGGACTGGTAAAGCATCAGGTTGTCGTCCGGATGGGGAATCGGGAGTAG